A single Mustelus asterias chromosome 4, sMusAst1.hap1.1, whole genome shotgun sequence DNA region contains:
- the LOC144493101 gene encoding leukotriene B4 receptor 1-like gives MELSNSTVSPPSVHQVVICVAFTLMFLVGMLGNLLVIWIILCDVKQRFPTVKLILNLAAADLTVLLTLPFWIYSFAGGWVFGANFCTVLFYVIHCNMFASVFFITAMSIERFVAVLYPFVAQKWWRSGTAGKVIVVIWVFALLCAVPLITAGQGAVDAEHSNCSQWNGSNQQHTGPIMFQISVGFALPFLTLSVCNVLVAKRIKQMTFRGKSKLMNVIRRVVIAFAVCWLPYHMTNMITISSILTKTSSPETSKALLLVREKMENFAGGLAVTNSCINPILYAFAARRFQDNFKTSGIVKLFQQLNSSLVENAPRNQISSEPIL, from the coding sequence ATGGAGCTGTCCAATTCAACTGTATCCCCTCCGTCTGTGCATCAGGTGGTGATCTGTGTTGCCTTCACGCTCATGTTTCTCGTTGGCATGTTGGGGAATCTGCTGGTGATCTGGATAATCCTTTGCGACGTGAAGCAGAGGTTTCCGACAGTCAAGCTGATATTAAACCTGGCCGCCGCAGATCTCACCGTTCTCCTCACTTTGCCATTTTGGATTTATTCGTTCGCTGGTGGCTGGGTTTTTGGAGCCAATTTCTGCACCGTTCTCTTTTACGTGATCCACTGCAACATGTTTGCCAGCGTATTCTTCATTACGGCGATGAGCATTGAGCGCTTTGTGGCCGTGCTGTACCCGTTTGTCGCTCAGAAGTGGTGGAGAAGTGGGACAGCCGGGAAAGTGATCGTGGTCATTTGGGTTTTCGCCTTGCTCTGTGCTGTTCCTCTGATTACAGCAGGGCAAGGAGCAGTGGATGCTGAGCATTCTAACTGCTCACAGTGGAACGGCAGCAATCAGCAGCATACAGGGCCGATTATGTTCCAGATATCAGTGGGCTTTGCCCTTCCgttcctcacactgtcagtctgcAATGTACTCGTTGCGAAAAGAATTAAACAAATGACTTTTCGAGGCAAAAGCAAGTTGATGAATGTGATCAGGAGAGTAGTAATTGCTTTTGCCGTTTGCTGGCTGCCCTATCACATGACAAACATGATAACTATTTCTTCAATACTGACGAAGACATCCAGTCCAGAAACCTCCAAGGCATTGCTGCTCGTTCGTGAAAAGATGGAGAATTTTGCTGGAGGTTTGGCTGTCACCAACAGCTGTATCAATCCTATTCTCTATGCATTTGCTGCTCGGAGATTTCAGGACAACTTTAAAACCTCTGGAATTGTGAAACTCTTTCAACAACTGAACAGTTCTCTTGTAGAAAATGCTCCCAGGAATCAAATATCATCAGAGCCAATTCTTTAA